ATCAGAAACGGAATAAAAATAACCCGAGGCAAAGGAGCGAGAAAGATGGGTGGCAGCTCTCTGCTCCGCGAAGCTCCttatttaaatagaaaataataatcaatcaaccaaaacaacaacaacaacaaaatccaAAAAAGAATGAGGGCATAAGTGGGAGATAAAGCATAGAAATAATCGCGATATCTGCTGGAGGCTCGAGGTGCCCTGTCGCGACAGCGTTTGTTCTGCGGGAGCAGGGGGACAATGCTGTGCGTGCGGCCGCGGCCGggccccttcctccttcctgcGGCAGCGAATGCGCGCGGGGATTGACTCCGTTAGGGGCTGCGTTAACCCCCTCTCCCCCAAAAAGTGGTTTCGGGTATATTTCGATAGTttataaataacaataaaaaataaccaTGGGAGGAGAAGGGGCCGCCCGTTAGGGTAAGGCCGCTACGGGCAGGCCGGGCGGTGACGGGGCTGGCTCCGAAGGGCAGCGAGCACTGCAGAAACGGGGGTGGGGAACCCCAAAACGGGGAGAAATACCCCCAGAAAAGCGGGGATGGGTGCTGGGCCTCGGCTGTAATTTGGCCGCACAATTTAACCCGCACCCTCGGGCGCTGCCCGTCGGTGCCGCTGTGAATCCCCGGCTCCGGCCCGTCCGCACCGTGCGGGACCGGGGCGCTGCCACACGTCAAAGCTCCGCTCCGCCAGCCTCCGTGACGTCACGGCAGGGCCGGGGCGCCCCGTGACGTCACGGCACCGCACGGCTCGGCGGGGTGGACGGACAGACCGCCCCCCCTCCCGCCAGCAAACCCCGAGTTATTTGGGGCCATCGGGAGCTCCCCCGTCTCTCCCCGACGAGGTGCGGGCCCCGTCGGGCGGTGCCGGTGCAGGGGCCGGCCCTGAGCGCTGCCTCTCTCCGCAGGACGATGGACaggccgcccgccccgccgccccccagTGACCCCCGCGatgcccgccccgcccggcggCACGACTCGGAAGCGGAGCCCACGAGCGAGCCCGAGAGCAGCCGCGGGGGCATGGAGGCGCCGGCGGacccccagctgctgctcaacGGGGCGGCCAAGGAGGCGGGCCGGCCCTCCCCCGggccccccgccgccgccgtgcCCGTCATCGAGCTGGTGCGCAGGGGGGGCTCCCTGGACATAAAAAGCCGTGAGGCGGCGGGCGAGGCGATGCAGAGAGCGCCGGGAGCCGAGCCGTGCCGCGCCGCCGAGGCCGCCTGCGAGGCCCGCATGGTGCAGCTGAGCCCCCCCGCGCTCCCGCTGCAGCCCCCCGGCAGGGCCATGCTCTACAACCTGGGCCAGCCGCTGGCCACCATCAACAGGTCcgtgtgtccccatccccatcccggAGCGGTGTCCCAGGGATTGTCCCGCGCGGTGTTGGGGCGGCGGGAGGCGCGGGGTGGAGAtgtgggggcagcagcagcagcatcctttCATCTGCGTGGGGATCGTCAGTAAAATCATCGCGGGTTTGCACGCAAACTTtgcaaagagagaaaggggaaaggCGGGGGGAAAGTCAAATAAGAAACGAAAAATTCGTTCCTCgaaggaaaataatttgagaAGGTAAAGTCCTGGGTAGAGCGAAGGGGTCCGGCAATAAGCGGACGAGAACCGGTTTAGCTCTGCCGAGCTCCCCgggctctctctgctctccGACGAGTCCCGCAGATGAGCGAAGGGACAGCAAGGCTCTGACAGGCGCTGAGCCATCCCGGGGGTGTGCGGGGACTGACACCTCTCGCCTCCCGGGGAAAGCTGCAGTCGGGGGGCAGAGCGTGCCCGAAGCGGCGGGAATGGGGGGATTCTGCCCAAATCCGCAATCCTGGACTCCCCAAGCCGCTCACATCCCCCTGCCCGCGCAGAGCTGGCGTCTCTCGCTGCGTGTCCCCGGCTGGCCGCGTGTGCTGTCACCGCACGACCCCGGGCTCGCTTCGTGAGCCGTGAGCTCGCCCGAGGTCACGGAGCAGCTCCGCTTCCCGCCCGCCCGGGGACAGCCCCATCACGGCCCGGCCGGGGGATGTCGGTGTGTCCTCACGGCCTGTCCGCCTCTCTTTGCAGCGGGTTTTTCGGCGAACCCGACTCCTTCTCCATGTACGGCAGCAACCGGGTGAAGCGGAGACCCTCTCCGTACGAGATGGAGATCACCGACGGTGAGAGAATTTCGCCCCTGCGCCGCATTTTGGGGGGAAGAGGTGTCTCTGTCTGCCATGGGGGGAAAGTTTGCACAATGCCACACTCTGGGACTAAACCCCCAAATAATAAAAGgaccaaaaccccaaagcctAAAACGCGAGTAGGATGCCCAGGGAGGCAGGGGGGCTCTCCGGTAAGCGGAGCCCtcagccatccccagcagcGTGCTGGGCGAGTTTGCCTTCAGTCAGcgcccagctcagcctgtggCTAATTACATCCCTATTCTGCGAATTGCTTAGAGATTAAATCCGAAAGAAGACAAGAAATGCGTGTCTTTGTTGAAGTGCGGATCAGGGTCATTGCCATTGCGGTGAGATGTTGGGTCTCTAAAACCATTCCAGCCCGGAGGCGTTCGCCCCGCAGAGCCCAGCCTTGGGCAGAAAGGATAACCTGCCTTTAAACCAACTCTTGGGCATCCTGCTCGCGTTTTAGGGTTTGCCTGCTCCGGGCAGCAGGTTTGGGGTGTGCAAGGGGATCTCTGCCCACGCAAAGGGACACTCGCAAGAACGATTTGCACGTGGAAGGCCGGCCTGTTTATGTCCGCAGTTAACAGCTCCTACACACGAGATTCGCTGAAACGCGTTTTATCTTTAGCGATTGGAAACACTTTATTTCAATTGCTGGACAATTAATTCTCCTCCTTTCCAGCTAGCCGTCCCTTCCCTTCTACCCAGCTAATCTAAGATCGAATCATAACCTGCATCACTCTAAAATAATGCATCCCGAAATGACAGGCTCAGGGCATTATCGGCATGAATCAGAATCCTCTCCCCTCCCGCTCCTTTCAGACTGCAGCCCCGTGGGACGGGGGATGTTACAGCCCCAGTGCAAGAAGGGCTTTTTGTCTGGGTTTTACCATTTATGGGGAAAAGTCCATCCAATCTCGGTGTCTGACTAAAGCTTTGTACTTGCTATTAAATTAGGTATTGAGGATTACAGAAATACTTGGCTGTAACCAAATTTTTGAACACATAAAGTTTTGATGCAGGCGTACAGATTGGGCCCAATCCTGCAGGTTCTGGTTCATGTGAATTTCCAAGATTGGACTCAACATTTTTTGAGGGGCAAAAAGGGTATCAGATTATGTTGTGTAAACAGGAATAATTTGTAGGGATGCACATCCCATATTGAGGCACCTGTGTGGTCTGAGGCACTTTTCTCATTGCTCTGATGGGCACCTGCTGGGTGACATCCAGGGCACACAGGAGCATCACTCTAGAGGGTCCTCagcccttgggggctgcagaaGGGCAGGAAAGTCTTCCCAGACACTTTGTGTTTGTGGTTATTTCTGCAAGAGAATAAGAGGTGCAGTTTTTTAGTAGTTCTTTATCTATTCTATGGAAATTTTGTTCCATTTAatatcttctttaaaatattcagaagtaaagataaaaatgcaaaaaagatCTCTAAAAAAGTATATCCTGGAACTTTGGAGGAGCTTCTTTTTTATTAGTTTCCCTCatatttctaattaaaaaaaaaaaaaaaaaaaagcatcagtCAATCCATTAGAACAAAATCCAGGCAAAAATTCTCATCTGATTGCTTGAATTAATTATGAGGCAAGTTTTTTTTTATGAGAAGTAGATTTTCTATTATAACACAGCTATGGGGCATTTTAATTTCCTCCAGTGCTTGACATGTTTTGGCCAAAGCCTGATCTCTTTCTGAAAGATACGTTTAATTCAGTTGGTGCAGGAATCAAAAATTTGACTGGtgtcagaattttttttatatatactaAAGCTTGATTTGGGTGCCTCTGGATGAAAATGAacaggtgggtttttttgtgtttttttcctgatttctgACTAAATTATGAATAGATGCCTTTTAGTCATCAACTTTCAGTGAACAGAAACACATATTTGAAGACTGAAAGCCTCTTGAGGATACTTTTTAATGAGCAGTATCCAAGGTGTGGTTATTTCTCATACCCTTATGGGAGTAAATAGCTTTTGAGCACCATCTCTCTCTGGATTCAAAAACAGTTGCTTTGTCTTGTCTGGAAATAGCAGTAAAGTGCTAAAAATGTCATACTATTTTAGTAGGACGTAGCACATTCTTCACTGCTTAATTAGCAGTGCTGCTGAGGTCCCTTTGGTCCCTGTCACCTTCCCCACAATTCTGTGGCCCAGCACACATCAGGGACAGGAAACCTTCCCTTTGCATGAGCTCTTGTACCTAAATTCATACCGAGGGCATTAGGTGCTGTTTGGGGGTGAATATTGCCTTTGTTAAAGCATCACACTGGAATCCTAGAGGTCAGGGAGGTGTTTGTCATTTCTGCATCCCCCAGCTTGTCCCTGGGGCTGTTTGTGGCTTTAGgggacccccagc
The genomic region above belongs to Zonotrichia albicollis isolate bZonAlb1 chromosome 8, bZonAlb1.hap1, whole genome shotgun sequence and contains:
- the TAL1 gene encoding T-cell acute lymphocytic leukemia protein 1 isoform X1, which gives rise to MRVSFLSVKSTMDRPPAPPPPSDPRDARPARRHDSEAEPTSEPESSRGGMEAPADPQLLLNGAAKEAGRPSPGPPAAAVPVIELVRRGGSLDIKSREAAGEAMQRAPGAEPCRAAEAACEARMVQLSPPALPLQPPGRAMLYNLGQPLATINSGFFGEPDSFSMYGSNRVKRRPSPYEMEITDGPHTKVVRRIFTNSRERWRQQNVNGAFAELRKLIPTHPPDKKLSKNEILRLAMKYINFLAKLLNDQEEEGNQRGKVSKDSGIVQEDLLQDMLSPNSSCGSSLDGAASPDSFTEEHEALDSKHTRSLHHAILPVEGNAQR
- the TAL1 gene encoding T-cell acute lymphocytic leukemia protein 1 isoform X2, encoding MKSKWTMDRPPAPPPPSDPRDARPARRHDSEAEPTSEPESSRGGMEAPADPQLLLNGAAKEAGRPSPGPPAAAVPVIELVRRGGSLDIKSREAAGEAMQRAPGAEPCRAAEAACEARMVQLSPPALPLQPPGRAMLYNLGQPLATINSGFFGEPDSFSMYGSNRVKRRPSPYEMEITDGPHTKVVRRIFTNSRERWRQQNVNGAFAELRKLIPTHPPDKKLSKNEILRLAMKYINFLAKLLNDQEEEGNQRGKVSKDSGIVQEDLLQDMLSPNSSCGSSLDGAASPDSFTEEHEALDSKHTRSLHHAILPVEGNAQR
- the TAL1 gene encoding T-cell acute lymphocytic leukemia protein 1 isoform X3, producing the protein MTMDRPPAPPPPSDPRDARPARRHDSEAEPTSEPESSRGGMEAPADPQLLLNGAAKEAGRPSPGPPAAAVPVIELVRRGGSLDIKSREAAGEAMQRAPGAEPCRAAEAACEARMVQLSPPALPLQPPGRAMLYNLGQPLATINSGFFGEPDSFSMYGSNRVKRRPSPYEMEITDGPHTKVVRRIFTNSRERWRQQNVNGAFAELRKLIPTHPPDKKLSKNEILRLAMKYINFLAKLLNDQEEEGNQRGKVSKDSGIVQEDLLQDMLSPNSSCGSSLDGAASPDSFTEEHEALDSKHTRSLHHAILPVEGNAQR